The following coding sequences are from one Coffea arabica cultivar ET-39 chromosome 11e, Coffea Arabica ET-39 HiFi, whole genome shotgun sequence window:
- the LOC140021237 gene encoding uncharacterized protein, with protein sequence MAPYEALYGRRCRSPIHWEEVGERKIIDPTTIPWVEEAYEKVKVIRQRLQTAQNRQKSYADHRRKDLEFEIGDKVFLRITPLKGKIRAGKGKKLQPRYIGPFNVLQRIGKVAYRLELPASLSRIHDVFHVSLLKKYHPDPTHILPPEDVELDESLTYEERPIQILDRKVNDLRTKQISLVKVLWKHHEVEEATWELEKDMQEKYPDLFTTKARFTEIEARK encoded by the exons atggctccatatgaagcattGTATGGACGTAGATGTCGATCTCCAATCCATTGGGAggaagtaggagagagaaaaattatAGATCCGACCacaataccatgggttgaggaagcGTATGAGAAAGTAAAAGTGATTCGCCAGAGGCTTCAAACAGCCCAAAACCGTCAGAAAAGCTATGCCGATCATAggagaaaagacttggagtttgaaataGGGGATAAGGTGTTTCTTCGGATTACACCATTAAAAGGAAAGATCAgagcaggaaaagggaaaaagttgcaaccacgaTATATAGGACCTTTCAATGTACTTCAGCGAATAGGAAAAGTGGCTTATCGACTTGAGCTACCAGCTAGTTTGTCTAGGATCCATGACGTTTTCCATGtttctttgcttaagaaatatcatccggaTCCAACTCACATTTTGCCACCTGAAGATGTTGAACTTGACGAGTCCCTAACCTATGAAGAACGACCTATTCAAATACTGGATCGGAAGGTGAATGACCTGAGAACCAAGCAGATTTCTTTAGTAAAGGTTCTATGGAAGCatcatgaagtggaagaagcaacttgggagttaGAAAAGGACATGCAAGAGAAATATCCCGACCTGTTCACGAccaaag CAAGGTTTACCGAAattgaggctagaaaatag